Proteins encoded together in one Plasmodium brasilianum strain Bolivian I chromosome 4, whole genome shotgun sequence window:
- a CDS encoding fam-l protein produces MPNNEAKEKKNIYNNEKKTNEKHKHSCRSSLYIEEYGKDVKKNKCYMNKTKKYFDFEKKIFEELDYKDYLKNTETIDDKEYKNVARLLKTNDISAGILNKDEVEGIFIILFSMEHWSESKAINASNILFYCVPFLNFAVIFILGMVYYYKKVIKYENS; encoded by the exons ATGCCAAATAATGAAgcgaaagaaaagaaaaatatatataataatgaaaaaaaaacaaatgagAAACACAAACATTCATGTAGAAGTTCATTATATATCGAGGAATATGGCAAAGatgttaagaaaaataaatgctatatgaataaaacaaaaaaatatttcgattttgaaaaaaaaatatttgaagaaCTTGATTATAAAGATTATCTTAAAAATACCGAGACAATTGATGATAAGGAGTACAAAAATGTAGCAc GATTGTTAAAAACCAATGATATATCTGCAGGTATATTGAATAAAGATGAAGTAGAGGggatttttattatattgttttcCATGGAACATTGGTCTGAATCAAAAGCAATAAATGCatcaaatattttgttttattgtgTACCTTTCCTTAACTTTgctgtaatttttatattaggaATGGtttattactataaaaaagttataaaatatgaaaatagttaa